In Fusobacterium canifelinum, a genomic segment contains:
- the pta gene encoding phosphate acetyltransferase, with amino-acid sequence MSFLGQVRKKALQANRRIVLPETSDERVIRAASQILKEGLAQVILVGNQEAIMHSAKAYEVSLSGAKIVDPYNFERLNDYVNKLVELRAKKGMTPEEAKKILLNDPTFFGAMLVKMGDADGMVSGSASPTANVLRAAIQVIGTQPGVKTVSSVFIMELSQFKDLFGSILVFGDCSVIPVPTSEQLADIATSAAETAVRIAGINPRVALMTFSTKGSAKHECVDRIIEAGHILRERKVQFRFDDELQADAALVKSVGEIKAPLSDVSGNANVLIFPTLSAGNIGYKLVQRLAGANAYGPIIQGLNSPVNDLSRGCSVEDIVVLTAITSAQACVDC; translated from the coding sequence ATGAGTTTTTTAGGGCAAGTTAGAAAAAAAGCCTTACAAGCAAACAGAAGAATAGTTTTACCTGAAACAAGTGATGAAAGAGTAATAAGAGCAGCTTCTCAAATTTTGAAAGAAGGTTTAGCTCAAGTTATTCTTGTAGGAAATCAAGAAGCAATAATGCATAGTGCAAAAGCTTATGAAGTTTCATTAAGTGGGGCAAAAATTGTAGATCCTTATAATTTTGAAAGATTAAATGACTATGTTAATAAGTTAGTTGAATTAAGAGCTAAAAAAGGAATGACTCCTGAAGAAGCAAAAAAAATATTATTAAATGATCCTACTTTTTTTGGAGCTATGTTAGTAAAAATGGGAGATGCTGATGGAATGGTATCTGGATCTGCCTCACCAACTGCAAATGTATTAAGAGCAGCAATTCAAGTTATAGGTACTCAACCAGGAGTAAAAACAGTTTCATCTGTCTTCATTATGGAATTATCTCAATTTAAAGATTTATTTGGAAGTATCTTAGTATTTGGAGATTGTTCAGTAATACCAGTTCCAACTTCTGAACAATTAGCAGACATTGCTACTTCAGCAGCTGAAACAGCTGTAAGAATAGCAGGAATAAACCCAAGAGTAGCATTGATGACATTCTCAACAAAAGGTTCAGCAAAACATGAATGTGTTGATAGAATTATAGAAGCTGGACATATTTTAAGAGAAAGAAAGGTACAATTTAGATTTGATGATGAATTACAAGCAGATGCTGCTTTAGTAAAATCAGTTGGAGAAATTAAAGCTCCTCTATCAGATGTATCAGGAAATGCAAATGTATTAATATTCCCTACATTATCAGCTGGAAATATTGGATATAAATTAGTTCAAAGATTAGCAGGAGCTAATGCTTATGGACCAATTATCCAAGGATTGAATTCACCAGTAAATGACTTATCAAGAGGATGTTCAGTTGAAGATATAGTTGTATTAACAGCTATTACTTCTGCACAAGCTTGTGTAGACTGTTAA
- a CDS encoding acetate/propionate family kinase has product MKILVINCGSSSLKYQLINPETEEVFAKGLCERIGIDGSKMEYEVVAKDFEKKLETPMPSHKEALELVISHLTDKEIGVIASVNEVDAIGHRVVHGGEEFAQSVLINDAVLRAIEANNDLAPLHNPANLMGIRTCMELMPGKKNVAVFDTAFHQTMKPEAFMYPLPYEDYKELKVRKYGFHGTSHLYVSGIMREIMGNPEHSKIIVCHLGNGASITAVKDGKSVDTSMGLTPLQGLMMGTRCGDIDPAAVLFVKNKRGLTDAQMDDRMNKKSGILGLFGKSSDCRDMENAVVEGDERAILAESVSMHRLRSYIGAYAAVMGGVDAICFTGGIGENSSMTRERALEGLEFLGVELDKEINSVRKKGNVKLSKDSSKVLVYKIPTNEELVIARDTFRLAK; this is encoded by the coding sequence ATGAAAATACTAGTAATTAATTGTGGAAGTTCTTCACTAAAATATCAATTAATAAATCCAGAAACTGAAGAAGTTTTCGCAAAAGGACTTTGTGAAAGAATTGGAATAGATGGTTCTAAGATGGAATACGAAGTTGTAGCAAAAGATTTTGAAAAAAAATTAGAAACTCCTATGCCAAGCCACAAAGAAGCATTAGAATTAGTAATATCTCATTTAACTGATAAAGAAATAGGAGTTATAGCTTCAGTAAATGAAGTTGATGCAATAGGACACAGAGTAGTACATGGAGGAGAAGAATTTGCACAATCAGTTTTAATAAACGATGCAGTTTTAAGAGCTATTGAAGCAAATAATGACTTAGCACCTTTACATAATCCAGCAAACTTAATGGGAATAAGAACTTGTATGGAACTTATGCCTGGAAAGAAAAATGTAGCTGTATTTGATACTGCTTTTCACCAAACTATGAAACCAGAAGCATTTATGTATCCATTACCATATGAAGACTATAAAGAATTAAAAGTTAGAAAATATGGTTTTCATGGAACATCTCATTTATATGTATCTGGAATTATGAGAGAAATTATGGGAAACCCTGAACATTCTAAAATAATTGTTTGTCACCTAGGAAATGGAGCATCAATAACTGCTGTTAAAGATGGAAAATCAGTTGATACTTCAATGGGATTAACTCCTCTACAAGGTTTAATGATGGGAACAAGATGTGGAGACATAGACCCTGCAGCTGTACTTTTTGTTAAAAATAAAAGAGGGCTTACAGATGCTCAAATGGATGATAGAATGAATAAAAAATCTGGAATTCTTGGATTATTTGGAAAATCATCTGATTGTAGAGATATGGAAAATGCAGTTGTTGAGGGAGACGAAAGAGCAATACTTGCAGAAAGTGTTTCTATGCATAGATTAAGATCATATATAGGAGCTTATGCTGCTGTTATGGGTGGAGTAGATGCTATATGCTTTACAGGAGGAATTGGAGAAAATTCTTCAATGACAAGAGAAAGAGCATTAGAAGGCTTAGAATTTTTAGGTGTTGAATTAGATAAAGAAATTAACTCAGTTAGAAAAAAAGGAAATGTAAAATTATCTAAAGATAGTTCAAAAGTTTTAGTATACAAAATACCTACTAATGAAGAATTAGTAATAGCAAGAGATACTTTTAGACTAGCAAAATAA
- the cas2 gene encoding CRISPR-associated endonuclease Cas2, which yields MKRNINLFKCGGDKMYVVVVYDISLDEKGSRNWRKIFGICKRYLHHIQNSVFEGELSEVDIQRLKYEVSKYIRDDLDSFIIFKSRNERWMEKEMLGLQEDKTDNFL from the coding sequence GTGAAAAGAAATATAAATCTTTTCAAATGTGGTGGTGATAAAATGTATGTAGTTGTAGTATACGATATTTCATTAGATGAAAAAGGTAGTCGAAATTGGAGAAAAATTTTTGGAATTTGTAAAAGGTATCTTCACCATATTCAAAATTCTGTCTTTGAAGGTGAATTATCGGAAGTTGATATTCAAAGATTAAAATATGAAGTTTCAAAATACATTAGAGATGATTTGGACTCTTTTATAATTTTTAAATCAAGAAATGAAAGATGGATGGAAAAAGAAATGCTAGGTTTACAAGAAGATAAAACTGATAATTTCTTGTAA